In one window of Phormidium ambiguum IAM M-71 DNA:
- a CDS encoding ureidoglycolate lyase yields the protein MSQSLVLKQISPQLITVENFRAFGQVIFPSQDGKAFDTEDAQLNLQNGTPRFYIMHLTNKGRKFHKITRHVNCTQCLGSLAGKDWLIAVAPPNINTDQPAIEQITAFRIPGNCFIKLEVGTWHAGPYFDHEFVDFYNLELADTNIVDHFTHNFAQSHQLEFEFV from the coding sequence ATGAGTCAATCATTAGTATTAAAACAAATTTCTCCACAATTAATTACTGTAGAAAATTTTCGTGCTTTTGGACAGGTGATTTTTCCCAGTCAAGACGGCAAAGCTTTTGACACAGAGGATGCACAGTTAAATTTACAAAATGGGACACCTCGATTTTATATTATGCACTTAACTAATAAAGGACGCAAGTTTCATAAAATTACTCGCCATGTTAATTGCACCCAATGTCTTGGTTCTTTAGCCGGAAAAGATTGGTTAATAGCAGTAGCTCCTCCTAATATTAACACTGACCAACCAGCGATCGAACAAATTACTGCCTTTCGCATTCCCGGAAATTGTTTTATTAAATTAGAAGTAGGAACTTGGCACGCTGGCCCATATTTCGATCATGAGTTTGTAGATTTTTATAACTTAGAACTTGCTGATACAAACATAGTCGATCACTTCACACATAACTTTGCTCAAAGTCATCAATTAGAATTTGAGTTTGTTTAA
- a CDS encoding DUF4089 domain-containing protein — protein sequence MEEKIPNAAAEYVDTISKLVDLSIDSEYRPSVIQNFERIMTIAKLVTEFPLPEDLEIAPIFEP from the coding sequence ATGGAAGAAAAAATCCCCAATGCCGCCGCTGAATACGTTGATACAATATCTAAATTAGTAGATTTGTCGATCGACTCAGAATATCGTCCAAGTGTAATCCAAAACTTTGAGCGAATTATGACGATCGCCAAATTAGTTACAGAATTCCCTTTGCCTGAAGATCTGGAAATTGCTCCCATATTTGAACCATAA
- a CDS encoding BMP family protein, whose product MSPNLPRRQFIYYASAALGTSLLLKACTNNQNSIPPTASNSNTNTTSVTNTKNLKIAMVLPGITTDKAWNQAGFEGLNTAKSKLGVETAFVEKIAQADQTEALSDFARRGYNLIFAHGGQFDAAIQQIASQFPQTFFVGVNGAVQGANMASLRIDHLQTSYICGIIGANMTKSNKLAYLAAQSFQATDEELRGFELGAKSVKPNIQITPSYTGDWNDAAKAKEASLALISSGVDVIYQWLDNASPAVLQTAAEKGVFAFGNTTDQLNVAPKAVLTSAVKRIDLAIAYLAELATKNSLKGEIYTIGLEKPEILYLGSFGAMVPKDLQQKALQTKQAILSKKVLFEACQENGKSTRCVKQA is encoded by the coding sequence ATGTCTCCAAACCTTCCCAGACGACAATTTATCTACTATGCTTCAGCTGCTTTAGGTACTAGTTTATTACTAAAAGCCTGTACTAATAATCAAAATTCCATCCCGCCAACCGCTAGTAATTCAAATACTAATACAACCAGTGTTACTAATACAAAGAATTTAAAAATAGCAATGGTTTTGCCAGGAATTACTACTGATAAAGCATGGAATCAAGCAGGTTTTGAAGGATTGAACACAGCGAAAAGCAAACTAGGAGTAGAAACCGCATTTGTTGAAAAAATAGCACAAGCAGATCAAACAGAAGCTTTATCAGATTTTGCCAGACGCGGCTACAATTTAATATTTGCTCATGGTGGTCAATTTGATGCAGCAATTCAACAAATAGCATCTCAATTTCCGCAAACATTTTTTGTGGGTGTAAATGGTGCAGTACAAGGTGCAAATATGGCATCTTTACGAATCGATCATTTACAAACAAGTTATATTTGCGGCATCATTGGCGCAAATATGACAAAATCAAATAAACTGGCTTATTTAGCCGCACAATCTTTTCAAGCAACTGATGAAGAATTGCGAGGATTTGAGTTAGGCGCTAAATCAGTTAAACCGAATATTCAAATAACACCAAGTTACACTGGTGATTGGAATGATGCAGCCAAAGCAAAAGAAGCATCATTAGCTTTAATTTCATCAGGAGTTGATGTAATTTATCAATGGTTAGATAATGCCTCACCTGCTGTTTTACAAACCGCAGCCGAAAAAGGTGTTTTTGCTTTTGGTAACACCACAGATCAACTAAATGTAGCACCAAAAGCAGTATTAACTAGTGCAGTAAAAAGGATTGATTTAGCTATTGCTTATTTAGCTGAATTAGCAACAAAAAATAGTCTCAAAGGTGAAATTTATACAATTGGTTTGGAAAAACCGGAAATCCTTTATTTAGGAAGTTTTGGTGCAATGGTTCCCAAAGATTTGCAGCAAAAAGCATTGCAAACAAAACAGGCAATTTTATCGAAAAAAGTACTGTTTGAAGCTTGTCAAGAAAATGGAAAAAGTACGCGCTGTGTTAAGCAAGCATAG
- a CDS encoding choice-of-anchor W domain-containing protein has translation MSRTSLLAMSAALGVTAGTLGFAIPAFAVQLKLVQDDPYAPAPGGWVDLGWKVEGRAGAPFREDYEFAIGPNGAQANNTGQIYRDWNDGEIVDWSFNWDGQIAKFTVGGEEILYSLLNPSPNIFNGFSLLTNVDTRSYDAPALGTRRVEAGTQIDFIVKTLNGEDVTDTSGVVDSVFSSSIGQVAEAQSLNKKFFSSPEEITSLTGTVKMNWPSINPNEIKARSRVTFQIQGYDFAGETSIPEPTSVLSLLAFGAFGVGSLMKRRSIR, from the coding sequence ATGAGTAGGACAAGTTTGCTCGCCATGTCCGCAGCACTTGGCGTTACCGCAGGTACTTTAGGGTTTGCCATTCCTGCATTTGCTGTTCAGTTAAAACTAGTGCAGGATGATCCTTACGCACCCGCGCCAGGTGGGTGGGTGGATTTGGGGTGGAAAGTGGAAGGTCGTGCAGGCGCACCTTTTAGAGAAGATTATGAATTTGCGATCGGTCCCAACGGTGCTCAAGCAAACAACACAGGACAAATTTATCGTGATTGGAACGATGGCGAAATAGTAGATTGGTCATTTAATTGGGATGGTCAAATTGCTAAATTTACTGTTGGTGGAGAAGAAATTTTGTATTCTTTATTGAATCCTTCACCTAACATTTTTAATGGATTTTCTTTGCTGACAAACGTTGATACTAGAAGTTATGATGCTCCGGCTTTAGGTACTAGAAGAGTAGAAGCAGGAACACAAATTGACTTCATAGTAAAAACTCTAAATGGTGAGGATGTGACTGATACATCAGGAGTAGTAGATAGCGTTTTTAGCAGTTCCATTGGGCAAGTAGCAGAAGCTCAAAGTTTGAATAAAAAATTCTTTTCTAGTCCCGAAGAGATTACATCTTTAACTGGCACAGTAAAGATGAATTGGCCAAGTATTAATCCCAATGAAATTAAAGCTCGTTCTCGCGTTACCTTTCAAATTCAAGGTTATGATTTTGCGGGCGAAACTTCTATTCCTGAACCTACTTCAGTTCTCAGTTTATTAGCTTTTGGTGCATTTGGTGTCGGTTCATTAATGAAGCGCCGCTCAATCAGGTAA
- a CDS encoding Asp-tRNA(Asn)/Glu-tRNA(Gln) amidotransferase GatCAB subunit A encodes MSYGFPDATQIAEVVKQREVSAKSIVAASLARIADRNYKYNCFTHVIAETALAEAEKIDRSILEGKDPGILAGAPFAVKNLFDVAGITTLAGAKINAENPPATRDATAVARLKKAGAILVGALNMDEYAYGFVTENSHYGPTRNPHNLDCIAGGSSGGSAAAVAAGLVPITLGSDTNGSIRVPAAFCGIFGLKPTYGRLSRSGVFLFASSLDHIGPFARSVRDLAAIFDILQGEDPSDPVCTKKPPEACLPQLNQGIEGLRIAIAGDYFAENAEPEVLAAVAQIALALNTTEIVTIPEPDRAKAAAFIITASEGANLHLKNIKSRPQDFDIATRDRFMAGALIPANWYIQAQKFRRWYRDRLREIFSEVDIIIAPTTPCAAPKIGQEKMIIAGEEMLVRPNLGLFTQPLSFVGLPIISVPVQRPNNLPLGVQIIGAPYKEALVFRVAKYLEDIGIVSAPVAQ; translated from the coding sequence ATGTCTTACGGTTTTCCTGATGCTACCCAAATCGCCGAAGTAGTTAAACAAAGAGAAGTTTCAGCTAAATCAATTGTCGCTGCATCATTAGCGCGAATTGCCGATCGAAACTACAAGTATAATTGCTTCACTCATGTCATAGCTGAAACGGCTTTGGCAGAAGCAGAAAAAATCGATCGATCTATTCTTGAAGGCAAAGATCCAGGTATTTTAGCCGGAGCACCTTTTGCAGTTAAAAACCTCTTTGATGTTGCCGGAATTACAACTTTAGCTGGGGCAAAAATTAACGCCGAAAATCCTCCAGCTACCCGCGATGCTACCGCAGTTGCTAGGTTAAAAAAAGCAGGCGCAATTCTTGTTGGCGCGTTAAATATGGACGAATACGCCTACGGTTTTGTCACCGAAAATAGCCATTATGGGCCAACTCGTAATCCTCATAATCTTGATTGTATTGCTGGTGGTTCTTCTGGTGGTTCCGCTGCTGCTGTCGCCGCTGGATTGGTACCAATTACTTTAGGTTCTGATACTAATGGATCGATTAGAGTACCTGCGGCTTTTTGTGGAATTTTTGGTTTAAAACCTACTTACGGTCGTTTATCACGGTCTGGTGTATTTTTATTTGCATCTAGCTTAGATCATATAGGCCCTTTTGCGCGATCGGTTAGAGATCTTGCCGCTATTTTTGACATTTTGCAAGGAGAAGATCCCAGCGATCCAGTTTGTACAAAAAAACCACCAGAAGCTTGTTTACCACAATTAAATCAAGGAATTGAAGGATTAAGAATTGCGATCGCTGGCGACTATTTTGCCGAAAATGCCGAACCAGAAGTATTAGCAGCAGTTGCCCAAATTGCTCTGGCTTTAAATACTACTGAAATAGTCACTATTCCCGAACCAGATCGAGCAAAGGCAGCAGCATTTATTATTACTGCTAGTGAAGGTGCAAATTTACATTTAAAAAACATCAAATCTCGTCCCCAAGATTTTGATATTGCCACACGGGATCGCTTTATGGCAGGCGCATTAATCCCCGCTAATTGGTACATTCAAGCTCAGAAATTTCGGCGTTGGTACCGCGATCGACTCCGAGAAATATTTTCCGAAGTAGATATCATTATTGCTCCTACAACTCCTTGTGCTGCCCCTAAAATTGGGCAAGAAAAAATGATAATTGCTGGCGAAGAAATGTTAGTTCGTCCTAACTTAGGATTATTTACTCAACCTTTATCTTTTGTCGGTTTACCAATAATTTCTGTACCTGTACAACGTCCAAACAACTTACCTTTAGGAGTACAAATTATCGGCGCACCTTACAAAGAAGCATTAGTTTTTAGAGTAGCTAAATACTTAGAAGATATAGGTATTGTTTCCGCACCAGTTGCACAGTAA